In Solenopsis invicta isolate M01_SB chromosome 6, UNIL_Sinv_3.0, whole genome shotgun sequence, the genomic window tacctttaaagtTAATGCAAAAATCATCACTTTCACGTTTCCACACGaagcaaaaaaattacatgatcaTTGTCAAGAGCAACAGCGGCATAAAACGCATAAAATGCTTTCTGCACTGAAAATCATTAGTGCTTCTACAAGCGGTGGTATATCTTTTCTCTCACGAgactatataatttatattaaattgaatatatttaaacgtttatcagagaaacaaaatttttccaaaattttgcacattatattaattgagCTATCGTTCTTTTGatgttaatttttactttattcatttgaTGTaagctaataatttttaacacctAAAAAAATTGCACTATTTATAGTgtctaatttataatatttaatgcttATTCAAAGTGAAGCCCAAACATTGACGGGTGAAGCTCGTGCTCCTTCATACTATTTCTGATACACTCACGCACGCATACCTAGGGCTATACAAACAACTGCTATTTACTTCACAGTacagtttaataaaaagaattcgAATACGAATGTAACGGAAACACATATCGACATATGTattaagtatgtatatataaaggcGTATCGTATCACGGTAATTAAAATCAGGATATTAttcctttaatataaaaaaaaaaaaccaaaaaaaaacaaaagagaatGGATAAGGAAAACTACGCATTATTAACGTATCTCGTTACAAGAGGCTGCGAATTCAGCGCACGGATATTTGACGTGTGGTTTCAACAGTATACATATACTGATcggaatttttatctttattctcATTCCGTGCTGCAGTGTTTATGAAAAATCAAAAACGATTCTTGCTGTCAGTTAAAAGTGGAGCGTCATACAGATACCAATGCAGATCTCatgatttaattatgttaatttattagagagagaaatagagagtaTTTGCCCTTGTGAAACGGAGCACGTTGCTTCGAAATCATCACCCACCCTGTTTAGTTTTGAACCGCCTTGCGATacgtatctttttttattttctaatattgcCGCACATGGGCGTGATAACTTTACAAatgtataaactatatttttgtttttcctctTAACATGTGTCACAGCCCTCGTGGCTATAGAACACAAAGTACAACTACATAGACTCGCGATAAGATCATCGAGTCCGTTAAAACggagaatcaaataaaaaaaatcagtttaacgatttaaaaaaagagggATAGGGGAGAAAAGGAAACCTCACGCGGAAACTCGCCTTACATGCTAAGATAACCGCGAGCCTGACTTCGTCTGCGGCCGACAAGGTATGCGATCAATACGATTACCACCAAGCCCGCCAGTGCACAGCCCACTGTTATGGGAACAATATCAGGAGTGTCGAACGAACAATCCTTGGCTAAAACAATAGATAAAAAGGACAAATAAGTTTCCTAGATACgatatcaatatataaaaaatataacgtgtTACGAACGATAAGATAAAATGTTGGACACCCACCTAGGCCGAAAGTAGTAGAGTTATCACCTCGGAAAGCTTGAAACTGTAAATTGGTTACTTTCAGAAGTCCTACAGTTACATTTTTACCCTCAAGAGTCAAATTTAATTGCTGTTCTTTGATACATCTGTACGAGTTGCTTAATCCAGTTTTGAAAGACGGTGCAACATGTACCAGAGTCACCGTCTTATCTAAAGAGGAATAAAAGTTTGTCTATTAGAGAAAAAACTCAAGATCAAAGTGCAACTTAATTTACGCAAGATAAGCACATACTTGATTTAACATTCGGGAATTCTGTGGCTGCCAGAGAGATCTCAAAGTGATGAAGAGAGTAATATTTTTCTGTCTCATTCTTCACGAAATGAATCGTGAAGTTATTCATGGCGGTGTTGTTTTGCAATTTCCACGACAACGTCAAGTTCTGCTCGGTTTTTCCACATTTTCCTGTAGTTACATTACTGCTGAGGGGTATGTCCATCGCCTTGTGAATCGTCTATAAATCAAGTTGATAATTTGAACATGGCaaattttaatacaagaatATGATAAAGATAACAAAATGTAAACGCTCAAAAATTAAAGACGTTAATGAGACAATAAATAAATAGGCTCCAAACAGTTGGTGCTTCAACACAAAGGCTTGCAACATtactataacaatttttttttgcaatattcagctattttgcaacaatttttcaaaaatatcgtgAAAAAATAACCTATGTTTCACTCGTGAGTAATACACGCAATCACTACTAAATAAACATGGTGGAATTCtatatttctcataaaaaaaaaacactaaaaaaattctatatttctcattaaaaaaaaaaaacactaaataaaataaaagacatgCAGCAGCATTAATTTTTCACCtacattttaacaaaatagttctttgaaaaaaataagactttaaaattgagtttaaaaaaaagtaaataaaatgtattttaacagTAAAATTGTTAGTTTTTTAAGATCAAAATACAGAGATATACAATATTCCTAAAAGTTATGTGTTAATATAATGGCATCTAccatattatcaaaaatatcaaaacatattataatattgttgcattgcaatatttctaaagatgaatattttaccattactaaaaaattgcagcaatattttgcaatatccTTGCAATGTCACAGtcacaatatatttaaaatgttgtaGGAATCTTTCTATTATATGGAaagctaaaaaattaatttgggaAAAGCTTCTTTAGAGAAAGAATTTTCTTCCCATACTtatgtttttttgaaaaaacagtTGCTCATTACTTACTGTGCCAGCTTTCTAGAGCCCATTTATTGTTACTAATAACAATTAAGACttcattcaattaaaatttaaaaaattttttataatacgtcaaattatctaataataatttttatgtaatattcatgcaaaaaaaATAGTGTAAACTCAATTTTTGTATGCTTACCACATTATCAACATTGGTAAAGGAAAAATTGAATTGCACAGCCATTTGAACAATTATGCACAACGTATTGTTCTCTGCAAATGACCATCTCCCGCTACTCGGTGGAGGAAGCGGCGTTGTCGGTGCTGGCGTTGTCGGTGCTAGCGTTGTCGGTGCTGGCGTTGTCGGTGCTGGTGTTGTAGGAGCAGCAGTGCTTGTGTTAGGAGCTGTCGTAGAGGTTATAGGTGGGGGTGGGGGTGGCTTAGTCGAAGGCTTCTTGGGTGGTGGGGTTGTCTCTATTGGAGTTGGCTCAGGGGTTGAAGCTGCATTCAAAGTTAGAGTTGATGTCGATTTATCATCTGGCTTTGAACCCACATTCGTACTTGAAGATATAGACAAGTTTG contains:
- the LOC105204104 gene encoding lysosome-associated membrane glycoprotein 1 isoform X1 — encoded protein: MAAVHPAFLEPPSFPHFPGPLRPARANVFVVSRYDFLELPRTFDAMLRPLLLLCWVATIMSADLGTATNSNPTGLNEHMKSTVEIKDPNLSISSSTNVGSKPDDKSTSTLTLNAASTPEPTPIETTPPPKKPSTKPPPPPPITSTTAPNTSTAAPTTPAPTTPAPTTLAPTTPAPTTPLPPPSSGRWSFAENNTLCIIVQMAVQFNFSFTNVDNVTIHKAMDIPLSSNVTTGKCGKTEQNLTLSWKLQNNTAMNNFTIHFVKNETEKYYSLHHFEISLAATEFPNVKSNKTVTLVHVAPSFKTGLSNSYRCIKEQQLNLTLEGKNVTVGLLKVTNLQFQAFRGDNSTTFGLAKDCSFDTPDIVPITVGCALAGLVVIVLIAYLVGRRRSQARGYLSM
- the LOC105204104 gene encoding lysosome-associated membrane glycoprotein 1 isoform X2 is translated as MAAVHPAFLEPPSFPHFPGPLRPARANVFVVSRYDFLELPRTFDAMLRPLLLLCWVATIMSADLGTATNSNPTGLNEHMKSTVEIKDPNLSISSSTNVGSKPDDKSTSTLTLNAASTPEPTPIETTPPPKKPSTKPPPPPPITSTTAPNTSTAAPTTPAPTTPAPTTPLPPPSSGRWSFAENNTLCIIVQMAVQFNFSFTNVDNVTIHKAMDIPLSSNVTTGKCGKTEQNLTLSWKLQNNTAMNNFTIHFVKNETEKYYSLHHFEISLAATEFPNVKSNKTVTLVHVAPSFKTGLSNSYRCIKEQQLNLTLEGKNVTVGLLKVTNLQFQAFRGDNSTTFGLAKDCSFDTPDIVPITVGCALAGLVVIVLIAYLVGRRRSQARGYLSM